A stretch of the Bacteroidales bacterium genome encodes the following:
- a CDS encoding tetratricopeptide repeat protein has product MEKLLEDGSRYYLKGNFKKAIDCFLKVLEREPNHTKALFYLSIAYMDLGRYDEAIEVIDRLIKLEPNNAIAYKNRALIKYSQNKEKEAMVDYKMFVKLSQKD; this is encoded by the coding sequence ATGGAAAAATTGCTTGAAGATGGTTCGAGGTATTACTTAAAAGGTAATTTTAAGAAAGCTATCGATTGTTTTCTTAAAGTCTTAGAAAGAGAACCTAATCATACAAAAGCATTGTTTTATTTGTCTATTGCATACATGGATTTAGGTCGTTACGACGAAGCTATTGAAGTAATAGACCGCTTAATAAAATTAGAACCCAATAATGCTATTGCTTACAAAAACCGTGCTTTAATAAAATATTCTCAAAATAAAGAAAAAGAGGCAATGGTAGATTATAAGATGTTTGTAAAACTTTCGCAAAAAGATTAA
- a CDS encoding TonB-dependent receptor — translation MKNFIIIILFYFISNFSNCQLITIKDKINLQPIENVYVFINESLIGHTNIKGQIKIKAELNDLIRFEHISYETVSKEYKEIVSNKNILFLIPKTNLLHEVTIASTRFESNKNNVAQTNIIIDKALINSLQAQTSADLLSNSGLAFVQKSQLGGGSPIIRGFEANKILLVVDGIRMNNAIYRGGHLQNIITVDAWSLNKAEILEGSSSVMYGSDALGGTIYLETIKPLLNDTNVFTSKGNVMLKTSTANKEKMGHVDINIANHRIASLTSISYAFFDDLRQGNNRNPFYGDWGKRWFYVKRINNKDSVFINNDPNLQIGAGYSQYDLLQKVLFKVNNNLQLLGNVQFSNSSNISRYDRLTQMSGTLPKYAEWYYGPQRRLLAYLKIEYHKKNMLFDDLRLVPAYQNIEESRHDRKFNKNNLNHRIENVDIFSLNIDFRKNFNEQLWIYGLEFSNEKIRSNAFTENILDHTTSNLDTRYPDGGSIMNRNSVFINHQWNLFDKVFFSEGLRYNFSLLESKFIDTTFYHFPFNEISQQNQAITGSIGVVFKTSDFLKFHLNYASGYRTPNVDDLSKIFESVPGNVIMPNENLKPEKTHTFDIGYQLLFNSHFSWYNNAFYTIYKDAITTEPGKFNGLDSILYNGQMSQVILNVNKTKAYLYGISSNLLIQLNTSLNFIGNVCYTYGRIKTDSTDYPLDHIPPVFGKIGFQYKKQRLSTEINMLFNGWKFIKDYNMYGEDNFVYATSYGMPAWITFNVYGLYQIHTNLQVNAAIENILDQNYRVFASNISAPGRNFKIGLKFIW, via the coding sequence ATGAAAAATTTTATCATTATCATATTGTTCTATTTTATTAGTAACTTCAGTAATTGTCAGTTAATAACTATTAAAGATAAAATAAATTTACAACCGATTGAAAATGTATATGTATTTATAAATGAATCATTAATTGGGCATACTAATATTAAAGGACAAATTAAAATAAAAGCGGAACTAAATGATTTGATTCGATTTGAACATATAAGTTATGAAACTGTGAGCAAAGAATACAAGGAAATTGTTTCTAATAAGAATATATTGTTTCTTATTCCCAAAACAAATTTACTTCATGAGGTAACTATTGCTTCTACTCGCTTCGAGAGCAATAAAAATAATGTTGCTCAAACGAACATTATTATTGATAAGGCATTGATTAACAGTTTACAAGCTCAAACATCAGCCGATTTATTAAGTAATTCTGGTTTGGCATTTGTGCAAAAAAGTCAACTCGGAGGTGGTAGTCCTATTATAAGAGGTTTTGAAGCAAATAAAATATTATTGGTAGTAGATGGAATTCGAATGAATAATGCCATATATCGGGGAGGGCATTTGCAAAATATAATAACAGTCGATGCATGGTCGTTAAATAAAGCAGAAATTCTCGAAGGGTCGAGTTCTGTTATGTATGGCAGTGATGCTCTTGGAGGCACCATATATCTCGAAACAATTAAGCCATTATTAAATGATACAAATGTTTTTACATCGAAGGGAAATGTTATGCTAAAAACTTCAACGGCTAATAAAGAAAAAATGGGGCATGTTGATATTAATATAGCGAATCATCGGATAGCTTCATTAACGAGTATAAGTTATGCTTTTTTTGACGATTTAAGACAAGGTAATAATCGCAACCCTTTCTATGGTGATTGGGGGAAAAGATGGTTTTATGTAAAAAGAATAAATAATAAAGATAGCGTATTTATTAATAACGATCCAAATTTACAAATAGGCGCTGGATATTCACAATACGATTTATTGCAAAAAGTATTGTTTAAAGTAAATAATAATTTACAATTATTAGGAAATGTGCAATTTTCCAATTCTTCCAATATTTCGCGATATGATCGTCTTACACAAATGTCGGGTACACTTCCAAAATATGCAGAATGGTATTATGGACCTCAAAGAAGACTTTTAGCTTATTTAAAAATTGAATATCATAAAAAAAATATGTTATTTGATGATTTAAGACTAGTACCTGCTTATCAAAATATTGAAGAAAGTCGTCACGATAGAAAATTTAATAAAAATAATCTCAATCATCGAATAGAGAATGTGGATATATTTTCTTTAAATATTGATTTTAGAAAAAATTTCAATGAACAGCTATGGATTTATGGATTAGAATTTTCGAATGAAAAAATAAGATCAAATGCATTTACTGAAAATATTCTTGATCATACTACTAGTAATTTAGATACTCGTTATCCAGATGGTGGATCTATTATGAATAGAAATTCAGTATTTATTAATCATCAATGGAATTTGTTTGATAAAGTTTTTTTTAGTGAAGGATTAAGGTATAATTTTTCTTTGTTAGAATCTAAATTTATCGATACAACTTTTTATCATTTCCCTTTTAATGAAATTTCGCAGCAAAATCAAGCCATTACTGGGAGTATAGGTGTGGTATTTAAAACATCTGATTTTTTAAAATTTCATTTGAATTATGCAAGCGGATATAGAACCCCCAATGTTGATGACTTAAGTAAAATTTTTGAATCTGTTCCTGGGAATGTAATTATGCCCAATGAAAATCTAAAGCCAGAAAAAACTCACACTTTTGATATAGGTTATCAGCTCTTGTTTAATAGTCATTTTTCATGGTACAACAATGCTTTTTATACAATATATAAAGATGCTATTACAACAGAACCTGGAAAGTTTAATGGATTAGATTCGATTTTATATAATGGTCAAATGAGTCAAGTAATTTTAAATGTAAATAAAACGAAAGCATATTTATATGGTATATCGTCAAACTTGTTAATACAATTAAATACTTCATTAAACTTCATTGGTAATGTGTGCTATACTTATGGTAGAATTAAGACCGATTCGACCGATTACCCACTCGACCACATTCCACCCGTTTTTGGTAAAATTGGCTTTCAATATAAAAAGCAACGACTTAGCACTGAAATTAATATGTTGTTTAACGGATGGAAGTTTATAAAAGATTATAACATGTATGGCGAAGATAATTTTGTTTATGCAACAAGCTATGGAATGCCTGCATGGATAACGTTTAATGTATATGGTTTATATCAGATTCATACTAATCTACAAGTAAATGCTGCTATTGAAAATATACTAGATCAAAATTATCGAGTTTTTGCTTCGAATATTAGTGCACCTGGAAGAAATTTTAAAATTGGTTTGAAATTTATTTGGTAA
- a CDS encoding GIY-YIG nuclease family protein — protein sequence MKQEFVVYILYSVKNKKTYVGITNNLIERFKSHNERGHGWTQKYRPWIVVWVEFFQDKEKARKKERYFKSGSGHYAKIKIIHDFLQTSGSYSSDS from the coding sequence ATGAAACAAGAATTCGTCGTATATATTTTATACTCTGTTAAAAACAAAAAAACATACGTCGGAATTACAAATAACCTTATTGAGCGGTTTAAATCGCACAATGAACGCGGACATGGATGGACACAAAAATACAGACCATGGATCGTTGTCTGGGTTGAGTTCTTTCAAGATAAAGAAAAAGCTAGAAAAAAAGAACGGTATTTTAAATCTGGAAGTGGGCATTATGCTAAAATTAAAATCATACATGATTTTTTACAGACGTCGGGCTCATATTCTTCTGATTCATAA